Proteins from one Limanda limanda chromosome 4, fLimLim1.1, whole genome shotgun sequence genomic window:
- the cbfa2t2 gene encoding protein CBFA2T2 encodes MPGSPVDAKTHSRSAPSSSSSLTMPPLPSVNPSGPRPASFSTTALTNGNHHHSPPTLNAVPSPPQRYSNGPSSSSSSSLANQQLPATCGARQLSKLKRFLTTLQQFGNDISPEIGDSVRSLVLALVNSTVTIEEFHSRLQEATNFPLRPFVIPFLKANLPLLQRELLHCARAAKQTPAQYLSQHEHLLLSTTLASSPDSSELLMEPPEAAMKRHSPSRAKENGFHERPPVAMEPAAKRICTISPAPRHSPAHPMPLNSQLHPTPPPLQHYALDDIAAPHILHREHSQRLLEIRELKDRPRLPGTNGGYREEPVDHRLTDREWADEWRHLDHVLNCIVDMVEKTRRSVSVLRRCQESDREELNYWRRRSSEQEDPRKGGSGSAPFSKTHSPHSAESDSQRDFAPRPGSAYVTDEIWRKAEEAVNEVKRQAMDEVQKAVAEAEQKAFEMIASERAKMDKTLADAKKKAQEDAVSVINDQEDSSECCWNCGRKASETCSGCNAARYCGSFCQHKDWERHHLICSPGLQAQPKSVSAITASRVAAAASAAAAAARGSPAGLAGVKASDSTPSVSSPGGEKASVASRSSTPSTPASGPEANGH; translated from the exons ATGCCCGGTTCCCCTGTGGATGCTAAGACTCATTCCAGATCcgcccccagcagcagcagcagcctcaccATGCCCCCCCTGCCCTCCGTCAACCCCAGCGGCCCTCGACCGGCCTCCTTCTCCACCACAGCAT TGACCAATGGGAATCATCACCATTCCCCCCCGACCTTGAACGCAGTGCCCTCTCCGCCTCAGCGCTACAGCAACggaccttcctcctcctcgtcctcctcgctGGCCAATCAGCAGCTGCCGGCCACCTGTGGCGCTCGCCAGCTGAGCAAGCTGAAGCGCTTCCTGACGACGCTGCAGCAGTTCGGCAACGACATCTCCCCCGAGATCGGAGACAGCGTCCGCAGCCTGGTGCTCGCCCTGGTG AATTCCACAGTTACCATCGAAGAGTTCCACTCACGACTTCAGGAGGCCACCAACTTCCCCCTACGGCCTTTCGTTATTCCTTTTCTCAAG gccAACCTGCCCCTGTTGCAGAGGGAGTTGCTCCACTGCGCTCGAGCCGCCAAGCAAACCCCGGCCCAGTACCTGTCCCAGCACGAGCACCTCCTGCTCAGCACCACCCTCGCCTCCTCTCCGGACTCCTCCGAGCTGCTGATGGAGCCTCCTGAAGCTGCCATGAAGAGACACAGCCCCAGCAG GGCGAAAGAGAACGGTTTCCACGAGCGTCCCCCCGTCGCCATGGAGCCGGCCGCCAAACGGATTTGCACCATCAGCCCCGCCCCCCGACACAGCCCCGCCCACCCGATGCCCCTCAACTCCCAGCTCCACCCGACCCCCCCGCCCCTGCAGCACTACGCCCTGGACGACATCGCGGCGCCGCACATCCTCCACCGCGAGCACAGCCAGCGCCTGCTGGAGATCCGAGAGCTCAAAGACCGACCCAGACTCCCTG gaACTAACGGGGGTTACCGTGAAGAGCCGGTGGACCACaggctgacagacagagagtgggCTGATGAATGGAGGCATCTGGACCAT GTGTTGAACTGCATTGTGGACATGGTGGAGAAGACCCGGAGGTCAGTGAGCGTGCTCAGACGCTGCCAGGAGTCGGATCGTGAGGAGCTCAACTACTGGAGGCGACGCTCCAGCGAGCAGGAGGACCCACGCAAAGGAGGCTCGGGCTCCGCCCCCTTCTCCAAGACACACAGCCCCCACTCTGCAGAGTCAG ACTCCCAGCGTGACTTTGCACCCCGGCCAGGCTCAGCATACGTTACAGATGAGATCTGGAGGAAAGCTG AAGAGGCGGTGAACGAGGTGAAGCGTCAGGCCATGGACGAGGTTCAGAAAGCCGTCGCCGAGGCCGAGCAGAAAGCTTTCGAGATGATCGCGTCAGAAAGGGCGAAGATGGACAAGACTCTGGCGGATGCAAAGAAGAAAGCTCAAGAGGACGCCGTCAGTGTCATCAACGACCAGGAGGACTCCAGTGAG TGCTGCTGGAACTGCGGGCGCAAGGCGAGCGAGACGTGCAGCGGCTGCAACGCGGCTCGCTACTGCGGCTCCTTCTGCCAGCACAAGGACTGGGAGCGGCACCACCTCATCTGCAGCCCGGGACTCCAGGCTCAACCCAAATCCGTGTCTGCCATCACAGCAAGCCGGGTGGCCGCGGCAGCctcggcagcggcagcagcagccaggggGTCCCCAGCAGGCCTGGCCGGGGTCAAGGCCTCCGACAGCACGCCATCGGTCTCCAGTCCCGGTGGCGAGAAGGCCTCGGTCGCTTCTcgctcctccaccccctccacccccgCCTCAGGCCCCGAGGCCAACGGACACTAG